TCGACCGCCTTTTCGACGACCTGAAGGGCCGGCTAAGCGGCCTGCTGACCGCCGAACAACGAAAAAATGAAGCAGGACTGTAATCTGAACAGGTCCTTCTTCTCACATTGACGAAACTCGACAAATCGCCCATGAGGCGGCATAATGTTGGTTTTTCCCAACTGTCCGGGCAAAACCAATATGCAAACCGAAGCCGTCAGCCTCGAAGCACTCGCCAAATCAAACCGCTGGACCGATCTGGAGCGCGAATGGCTCGCCTCCATCGAACAATCTGACTCGAGTTTCGATGAACTCATGACGGTGATCGACATCGTCGTGAAGGCCGGTCAAGGCGAGTTGGCCGACACGCTCGGTTGGGCGTGGCTGACGCAACTGAAGACCGATCATTCTCCGCAGGAAGTGCTGGAGCGAGGTCGGCAATTGATCGTCCACCTCAGCGACGGCAATGAGCTGCGCGAAGAGATCCTGAACCTGTACCGCCAGACACACCAGGATCGGGCGGACATCGAAGAGTGGATCGACCGTTCCGGGCTCAAGTCGGGCAAATCAGTTCGCCGGGCCCTGCGCTTTCTCGACGTCGGGCTGGAACTGTCCGAGGGCTGCTACGTCATCCATCGTACCGACGAGGTGGCCGGGCAGATCACCCGCTTCGACTTCGACGCCGATGAGGCCCAGGTCAAGACGCCCCGTCGCACGCATACCCTCGACGTTGCCACGGTCATTGAAGAGTACGATCTCGCCGATCCGAACGACTTTCGCGTTCTGGAACAAGTGCGGCCTGATGAGATCGCCCATCTTGCGACCTCCGACCCCTGCGCTCTGGCCATCGGGATTCTTCGCGGTCACGGAAACAAGATGAACCGCGATTCGTTCAAACTCACGCTTTCGCCGCGCTATGTACCGGCGCCGGGCTGGTCGGATTGGTGGACCAAGCTCCGCAATGCCATCAAGAAGTCGCGAAATCTGCGCATTGAGGGGCGCTCGCCGATGTTTCTGGTTTTTGACGAGGTCGGCCAATCTCCCGAACAGGAGTTGATGGTCAACTTCGAAAAGGCCGAGACGCCCCGTGAGTGGCTCGAGCAGATTGAAGGCTACCTCCGCCTGTGCCGCGAAAGCAAACATGATCCCGACGTGAAGTTTCTCGATCGCGTGCAGGAGCAACTCGTGAGCTCCATCGAGCGGTTCTGGCGGCACAAGGAGCCGGCTCTGGCATTTGCAACGGCCCTGGTCATTGAGCGGCTGGCGATGGACGGCGTGCCTGTCTCCTCGGATGCGCACGGCACGGCCATTGAAAAGCTGCGGCAAAGTGCTGATCCCGTCAGAATCGTCGCCAGCATCTCCGATGCCCGGCTTTGGCCGTTGGCACTGACGATCGTCGAGCAGGCCCTTCCCGATAAGTGGCCCGAAGTCTTTGCCGAGTGCATACTTTATTCTCCCGCTGGACAGTGCGACGTGCTGGCCAAGAAGGTGGAAAGTGCCGGTAAGGGTGAGTTGCTCCCGGAGATCGCCAGTCGTGCCCTCTCCGAGCCGGGCCGATACACCGATGCCCTTATGTGGCTCTGGAAAGGGCCCTCGGTGCAGACGCCGCTCGGCCTGCCGCCTCTTTCAGAATTGCTGACTCTCGTCCTCG
This genomic stretch from Planctomycetia bacterium harbors:
- a CDS encoding GreA/GreB family elongation factor; translated protein: MQTEAVSLEALAKSNRWTDLEREWLASIEQSDSSFDELMTVIDIVVKAGQGELADTLGWAWLTQLKTDHSPQEVLERGRQLIVHLSDGNELREEILNLYRQTHQDRADIEEWIDRSGLKSGKSVRRALRFLDVGLELSEGCYVIHRTDEVAGQITRFDFDADEAQVKTPRRTHTLDVATVIEEYDLADPNDFRVLEQVRPDEIAHLATSDPCALAIGILRGHGNKMNRDSFKLTLSPRYVPAPGWSDWWTKLRNAIKKSRNLRIEGRSPMFLVFDEVGQSPEQELMVNFEKAETPREWLEQIEGYLRLCRESKHDPDVKFLDRVQEQLVSSIERFWRHKEPALAFATALVIERLAMDGVPVSSDAHGTAIEKLRQSADPVRIVASISDARLWPLALTIVEQALPDKWPEVFAECILYSPAGQCDVLAKKVESAGKGELLPEIASRALSEPGRYTDALMWLWKGPSVQTPLGLPPLSELLTLVLGLVGPARMSEGKVAGQTVNEMRAKVRSGLSAKDYETFRRSINDLDDAMAQSTRRLVDRAEGLGPSVQDDMSNIVRARFPHLYLRPKVTMWDDDSVLYFTPGGLKSKQDEVAELVNVKMRENAKAIGEAAAHGDLSENSEYKFALEERDLLRARVAKLNREISMAKLLERSDIPSDHVSIGQRLVLEPVSGGAPFNITILGYDESDISEKVYSYHSPLARELLGKRVGDTASINLDDGIVEYRIVKIESFL